A genomic segment from Glycine soja cultivar W05 chromosome 20, ASM419377v2, whole genome shotgun sequence encodes:
- the LOC114402708 gene encoding gibberellin 20 oxidase 2-like, translated as MAIDCITSIPMMPQAPPQETTKEQQEQQPLVFDASVLRHQLHIPSQFIWPDEEKACLDEPELLVPFIDLGGFLSGDPVAAAEASRLVGEACQKHGFFLVVNHGIDQRLISDAHLYMEHFFGLPLSQKQRAQRKPGEHCGYASSFTGRFSSKLPWKETLSFQYSADKNSSPTLVKDYLCSKMGNEFEQFGKVYQDYCDAMSRLSLGIMELLGMSLGVGRACFREFFEENSSIMRLNYYPPCQKPDLTLGTGPHCDPTSLTILHQDQVGGLQVCVDNEWHSIKPDFNAFVVNVGDTFMALSNGRYKSCLHRAVVNSQTTRKSLAFFLCPRSDKVVSPPCELVDNLGPRLYPDFTWPMLLEFTQKHYRADMKTLEAFANWLQRKSN; from the exons aTGGCAATAGACTGCATAACAAGTATACCCATGATGCCTCAAGCACCACCCCAAGAAACAACCAAAGAACAACAAGAACAGCAGCCACTGGTGTTTGATGCCTCAGTCCTCAGACACCAACTTCACATACCCTCACAATTCATCTGGCCCGATGAGGAGAAAGCATGCTTGGACGAACCCGAGTTGTTGGTCCCATTCATTGACTTGGGAGGGTTCCTCTCTGGTGACCCAGTTGCCGCAGCGGAAGCCTCAAGGCTTGTTGGTGAGGCATGCCAAAAGCATGGCTTTTTTCTGGTTGTGAATCACGGGATTGATCAACGGTTGATATCTGATGCTCATCTTTACATGGAGCACTTCTTTGGCCTTCCCCTGTCTCAGAAACAGAGGGCACAGAGGAAGCCAGGGGAGCACTGTGGTTATGCTAGTAGCTTCACTGGCAGGTTCTCCTCAAAGCTCCCTTGGAAAGAGACACTTTCCTTTCAGTACTCAGCTGACAAAAACTCATCACCAACTCTTGTCAAAGACTACTTGTGCAGTAAAATGGGCAATGAGTTTGAGCAATTTGG GAAAGTTTACCAGGATTACTGTGATGCCATGAGCCGTCTTTCTTTAGGTATAATGGAGCTTCTAGGAATGAGCCTTGGAGTTGGTAGAGCCTGCTTTAGGGAGTTTTTTGAAGAGAATAGTTCAATAATGAGGCTCAATTACTACCCTCCTTGTCAAAAACCTGACCTCACTTTGGGCACTGGACCTCATTGTGATCCAACATCTTTGACCATTCTTCACCAGGACCAAGTGGGTGGCTTGCAAGTTTGTGTTGACAATGAGTGGCATTCCATTAAGCCGGATTTCAATGCTTTTGTTGTCAATGTTGGTGATACCTTCATG GCACTTTCAAATGGGAGATACAAGAGTTGCTTGCATAGGGCAGTGGTGAATAGCCAGACAACAAGaaaatctcttgctttctttttgtGTCCAAGAAGTGACAAGGTGGTAAGTCCACCATGTGAATTAGTGGACAATTTGGGCCCAAGGCTATACCCTGATTTTACATGGCCGATGCTGCTTGAGTTCACTCAAAAGCATTACCGAGCTGACATGAAAACCCTTGAGGCATTTGCCAACTGGCTGCAACGGAAAAGTAACTGA